In the Telopea speciosissima isolate NSW1024214 ecotype Mountain lineage chromosome 6, Tspe_v1, whole genome shotgun sequence genome, ATAATATAAGTTTATATTATGTAGTTACATTTACATTCATTTTACTCGTAATGATACAGACATGTTCATGTGTAACCTCAGATTTTTTAAGTTGGCAGTCATTGAGGCAGCCTGAGTCTCTGACAGGCATGATGGTCTGGCCTGGCCCACACTGATGGAGTGGCCTGACCTtacttgggcttgggcttgccAAAGGTCCGTATATGTGGTGATCAACCTGGTCTACCTAACCTGCCAAATTGCTAGCCCTAACTTTGACTGTAGAAAGGTTAGcatagaagagagaaattgtGAAATTACCATGGGATCAGAATATGCTCCAGTACAAAGGGCAAATGCAACAAGGGGTTGAGCACTTTCAAGACCGAATCTTGAATTGAtgactttcttttcttctgattTCTTCCGCAAGGCAGTTGTAAGAATGGGCTCAAACCACTGTAAAAAAATTAACAATGAATAAAGACATGCGAAAATAAGATAAGTAAAGGTGCATCATCTAGATTTCACCGGGTTAGGTTCCAACTTCAGCCATGTGGAGTTGGGATATTGTAGATTTAGATCATCTAGCAGACAAAAGATCGAGTCAACCACTGTCAAGTTTCTTAGTCCACCCAAGCTCTAAGGTGCATCATGTATTGGATCTCCCTTATGATATCAGCCATGAAAATTTCAAGTCTTTTCAGTTTAAAAAAAGGATGCCAAAAATGAGGGATTTATTTCCAAGTGACTTAGTGCTTTTGGGTTGCAATTTACCACAACTAGAAGGTTGTGTGGTCATTTTGGGTACCaattaaatttcttaaaaaaacagaagattCTGGTCTCAATGTATATTTTTCTTGTGCTATATTGATGAATGGACTTGGCTGATCCAGGCTATGAACTGGCCACGTGGAAAGCATCCTTATCTGTGTAAAACTGTAAACCACATACTTGCTCTCTGTTGGACTTTTGCTGGGTGAATTGCATCCACTGaaattcttttatatatatatataaaggatcTTTGAGTAACAGAGATCCCTCAGGCTAAATACCTAAAACTTCCAAATTGAAGAAGGGCTGAACTGGAAGGACATGTGGAACCAAGGTTCCACCACCTCAGTTTCCATGCTAAAAGTAAGTTTTAAAAGGAATCCAATTTTGACACATCTAAACAGGATGCCTGATACTGTTTAGACTAACTAAGCTTAAATTCATGTCAGTAAAGGTCTGACAAGCTGAGGTGATGGGATTAAAGGTCCAAAAGGGCATGTTATGCTTCTCGAACTCAATGACTTAAAAAAGTCTAGGGGCTTGTATTCACATGTAAACAGGGATGCCATTAAGAAAAACATATTAATCAATTAACGTGGGAAAGTTATAATATCAGCAGGGTAATAGGGCTGACATAAACCAGAAGAACAGTCGAGGCTGGCAGCCCATGCTATCCCATCCTTCTGTGTGGCTGACATCTTCTTCCTGATAATAGGGAAGATCTTCCTCTAGTGTGTCACTCATCCAAGTGTGGGACTCACTCACCATTAGAGGACCTCAAACTCATAGTGGGGCTCACTATAGTACACCCACCAAGTTCTAAAAATACAAATTATCAACTCTTACCTTATGAAAGCCAAAAGATATACACATATAAGGAATGGAAAAAAGAGCCGTTGGAAAAGAGATGTTAGAATATAGCCATTGGAAAGAGATGTTGGAAACGTCTTGGAAAGAGTGCATTTGAAAAAAGAGCCATTGCTTGAGAAAGAcgttgaaagagaaaaagaaagtggaGTGGGCATTAAATGTTCATCATCAAGACTATATCATTATTGATGCAGCTCAAAAAGGGATGATTCAAAATaagctagaaaagaaagaaaagtattgGATAACAAGGGTCAGAGAGGACCACTTAACTCTGGGTCTCTTTGGAACTTACCCAAGTGTGTGACTCACTCACCACTAAAGGACCTTAAACTCACAATGGGGCTCACTATGGTACACCTACAAGTTCCAAGAATACAACTTACCAACTCTACCTTCTACAAGCCAAAAGATACACATAAATAAGGAATGGAAAAAAGAGTTGTTGGAATATAATCATTGGAAAAGAGCTATTAGAATGTAGCTGTTGGAATAAAGCCGGAAACGTCTTGGAAGCAGTGCATTTGAAAAAATAGCCATTGTTTGAGAAAGACGTTGGAACAGAACGAGAAAGTGGAGTGGGCATTAAATGCTTATCATCATGACTACATAATTCTCCCCCGCTTTTGAAAAAAGTGATTTCAATGAGGAAAGAATTCAACCCATATCTCCATCTTGGGCGATAGAGGCCAAACCGACTCCATATCTCCAGAGATGAGACTCCCGGTTCTAGATACTTTGAGGTTGTAGGCTGTCTCCACAGCTATAAGAGTAAGCCCCCATTCCTGTTTTGAGATAACCTaaaaagggggagagaacaAGAAGTCCCCAACTGAGAGAAATTGAGAGCAGGTGGACTGGTGCTGCAATTCCCTCTACTGAGCCAGGCCCCACCACCTCTAAACCCTCTTCTTTGGGTGATTTTTTCCTCAGGTGAGTCCTGGATTGATCTTTTTTAAACTTAAGTTAGTGTTTCTTGTTCAATCCTGCATTGAGAAAAAAGGTATACAGCAGCGGAGGTATACCATCTTTCCATACATAATCACagtttcatcattttttttaaaaaaaatttcatttgttAGTTTCTGTTGTCTTTTCTGTGTTCAGGATAATTTTGTTTGAGTTATTTATGAATCCTGGTTTTTAGTACATCCCTCTCTCATAGTGTGCTTGTGTTTTATCAACAGTTTATTTATTCTATAACTGAGTCTTAATTTGGTGTTGTGAACATTATGCTACTATCCCAAGTGGACAGTAGCAGTAAGCTTTTGATCGGTGTCATGAACATTCAGCTGTTATCCCAAGTGGACAGCAATGGCTTGTAGATGGGCTTTTTCTCCATTAACATAGGATTGCATCCCCTTACGTTATTGCATTTTTACTGTTATAATGatgtgatgtagatcgaaaCATGAAGAGAAGAGTCAGAAATTAACAACCAATATTTCCTTGATGGGAATCAttctagaagacccaagttgAAGACTAAAAACagtgttcacatgaacagtgtcaaaGCCAAAATTTgccttgtttgggattgatttttagaagatcttgtggacccatcaagtggaggaagattctaTCTTAATGCTGCcctagtttagtttctattttcagtttatattaggtagtttctaatttatattagtttctaatttggttatctttgcatgtttagaaggctgagtTATGAAGCTTTTAGTAGTTTTTAATttcattcagtttctattttccaaacaCTTGCTATGTTTTACTTCCCATTTCTGTAGCCCAGCCTCAGTCTATATAAAGGCAGCTATTGATTGATAGAGAATtattgaatgaagttttgaggcatttttgcactcgattatgggagtaaaaccatagttgtcaagctGTCGCCTTGGCGTCCAAGCGCCTTTCTCTCGCCTTGACTTTTGGTGtctccttggtcgcctaggcgacaccttgttggtgtcgactTGCTTTTTAGTCCTATGAAGTATAATGATGCTTTCCAAGCTCACATACCTTACGCTCAAGTCGAAAGATATGCTTGCAACTGGGAACCATATGTTGGAGtttggagagagaaagatgtccCAACCAATAATGCCACTAGAGAGGGGAAGACACACTAAAAACagtagaagaaaaggaaggagtgCCATTATCGAAAAATAAAGACCATCCTTCTCACGCCCTCCAACAATCGTCTTCCTTGTCTGGAGATCCTGACAGCACAACAAGTAGGATAAAATGTTATTGAATAGTTAAGGgattagtcaattgactaacaAAGGTAAGATTTAGGGGCaagttaggaacatgaagcAAAAATTTCAACATAGGAAGAGAGGATAAAGTAACACAACCAGAAGCAGATACTTGAGTAGACGAGCCATTAACAAAAATGACTCTAGAGGGTTGATTGAACTTCTGAAGTGAAGAGAGTACACgagacttaccagtcatatgagaagtgacaccagagtcaatgacccatgTTGGTGTTATTAGCACGGAGAGTACTGTATActtttcccaaattttttgggtgaaagaagaggaagcaagAAGTGCACCAATACCTTAATGAGAAGTGGTAACAGTGGATGTATAGGTAGATGTCTCAATTTGTTGAAGACGCTTATGTAATTGATTGAGTTCATCGCGGAAAAGAGACACAAATTGACTACCTCCAGAGTTAGAAGCTTGATTGGTGTCCAAGGATGATGCCACAGTTGAATTTTAATCAAATGTAATAGTAGCAGACAATTGTTGAGCCCACTCAGGTTTACCATGCTTTGTTCAACATGTATCAACAATGTGATTCATCTTACCATAGTGAGTACATTGACGTGTACCTTGATCTAGTGACTGTCCTCTGCCTCGACAACCGCCATGGCCTCGACCTCCTCTTGAACAACGATCTCTTCTGGAGAAACTAGTGCCATGGCCCTCACTGTTTGAAACAAGGACTGAATTATTGCTAGATGAGGGCGAGTCAAAGTGGTGTAGGAGGGAGACACGATACGTTGGATCCGACAAAATGCCTCATTCATGGATGGTATCTTCTCGCCATTAAGAATTTAGCTTTTCATTGATTGAAGGTCAGAgtaaagggcatacccagtgcacggggctcccgccactgcggggtctggacCTCTGgcgagggtcataatgtaagtAGCCTTACCCTagttttcacagagaggctgtttccagacttggaacccgtgaccacttggtcacaatggagcaacttttaCCGTTGAATTTTTATCTGGATTGAAGGTTAGAGTCTAATCCAGATAAAAATTTTGCAACTAAGAACTCAGTAGAGAGAGACTGGTACACATTGAGTTCTTACCACATGCTTTTCAAGGAACTATAGTAGTCACTAATGGATTTGCCACTCTgcttgaaggagaagaactttTAATATAGGGCATACATCCTGGACATGGTCTTATCTTGAGAATAGGTTTCTTTGAGGTCATCCCAAACATCCTTAGTTGTGGTATGAAACATCACATTAGAAGCCATAGAAGGCTCTATTCTGTTCCACAGACAACAAAGTATAGTGGCATTTTCTGATGTCCATTCCGGATATTGAGTAGCAGTCGTAGCACGAGGTGGCTTAGTAAGATAATCCATTCTTCGCCTGGCAGTAATATACACTCTAACTTCCTGTGCCCAGATTAAATAGTTCAATGCACCATTGAGTTTAATAGACATGATTTGGACGTTGAAAGAGTCAATGGATGGTTTTGAGTCAATCATTATCAACAATTGATACCCAATAAGATAACTAGCAGCAAAGCACAATAGATATATCTAAGAGCAATCCCTGAAGAGGAAATAAATATGAACAAATGAACAATAACCAGTGGCAGCTACAGATGGACAGATTCTGATCAGAACAACAGGTAaccaaaatataataataagacATCTGCTGATAGGTCTCCAAATCTAGCTCGATGCACAGAAAAATCAGATCTCAATTCTACCCAGAAAACAGAGTACCGCCAGCATTATATGGATAAACCTTGATTCCAGTAAATGAAAAACTCTATGGAAGGACAGATGTAGATAGGATATGCAAGGAGACCCTAGTTCATCATCATATAATCAGCAACTAAGGCCTCATACAGTATGTATGGCAGTGTAGGTGCTGCAACAAGAAAAAAACACTTCGAAGGACTATCAGAACAGAAATTGAATGGTGAAAAATGATTAAATTTGCTCAGATACCATGTAGCAACAGAGAAAACGATAACCAGTTTCacaaggaggaagaaagaaggaaataagaagagaggtgagagagagaagatggtgAATCATGGAACACGATAGGACTCAATAATGTGCCTATCGTGGACCACCCTTGCCTCTTATATTATATAAGACGTTGCCTAGGTGTCTTGGCCgacttggtcgcctaggcgggtgccttggatgccttggtcgccttgaaTTTAgcccctctccaacgccttgggtcgccgagacgccgtgacaactatgattataTTCCCGTCATATactcttagtaggaaacctACAAAGAGTCTAAGTCCTAAttacaacttaaaaaaaatataactaaAGCAAGGTAAGATAAAACACAGCTCACACACACCGCACAACTAAACATATatcacgatagggacactccaCCTATTGTGAGTAGCCTTTAACATAAAGGATGGGAAAGAGCTGTTGGAAAAGGACTGTTGAAATAGAGCTGTTGAAATAGAGCTGTTGAAATAAAGCCGTTGGAAAATATAGCTGTTGGAAGAGTGGGAGAAAGTGGAGTGGGCATTAAATGCATGTGCTGTCATGGGAGCATTAAAATGGCTAGTGACATCATGGCTGCATCACTCAAAGGGACAGTTAAGAAAAAGTTTCTGCTTGCAAAATTTTAGTGACAAAATATcctccatgcatgcatgtgaaATGGAGATATATGGAGGAGAGCTCAATACCCTGCCAATTCGGGGAGTACGGAAGCGGAATATGAACTGTTCCATGGCATCCGCACTAATGAGGTGCCCACCAATGTTGTAAGCAGCCTGCATTAAACCGAAATCAATTAAGTTTTAATGCAAGTTATGCAGTCTGAATAAGATTGTTCTGATTGTAAATGAAATTAAGTGATGTCCACTCAAAAGAAATCCTCAGGACATGAAATTGAGTAATTGACcagttaaaaaaattaataagtgAGAACTGGATCCTGAAGGAAGGTTCTACCTTGTGAAACAAAGCCATTCTTCTCAGAGAACTATGGGGAATCCCATATGCTAAATATGCCTGCACAATTTATTTAAGAAAGATTTGTAAAATAGAAAACATTAATTACTAACTAATTTCCAAAAATGCAATATTTACATGCATAACAAGAGAATTGTACACATTGATCCAAAATGCCATTTGTGCACCACTTTCCATCTGCTTTGCATTCACTCTTTCCAATTGTTCCACCAGGATTCTGAAATTGCAACATGAACCATAGCACTTCTGTGAGCATGAAACAAAAAGAGGAACTCTGATGTAAATTTTTGTAAGGAATGTCATGGTGAAGATGATCTCTCTACAGCCTCTCACGGAGCAGATATAGCTACAATTGGAACCACTGTTTATAGTCCCCATCTATACGATCTATTAACCTAAGCTGTCACCCTGATTGGATGGACTTGATTATGTTGGAGTGTTCGTTTCCTGGCAGTTCACTGTACTTCATGCTCACCATTTGAAAGATGGTGCATTGTCTTTTGGACTCAGCAAACGATGAGTCCCATCTTGTGGGTGCAATATGTACCAATATGCTTTCCCTTAATTCTTCTGACAACATGATAGGCAGCCAGTATTTTTTCCCTTCATTGTTCTGACAACCTAACAGGCAACTTAAGTCAcctgaagaaaagaaaagacagatGAATATTCTCTTGTTTTCTCCTACCTGTAATTGTTGATGGCATATGATGCCCGAGAAAATTGGCTCTTATCAGTTGATATCCAAGATATTTCTATCATTGATTTGCAAGACCACTCCCGATCTTCTGTAGTACCACGACGGGGGAGAATAACACTGGTAGAGGACTTGGATAATAGAGGTGAACGATTTTTCTCTGGCTTCACAGATGATGCACTACGCAACCAGTAATATATTGCTGCCATACACCTGACCATTTCCTCAGACAATTTGCTTGGACACTGGTAGAGATGATCTTTTAGGGTACGGGACAAAGGAGTCTTCTCCAATGTTGGTACTTTGTCATGAACCTGAAGCAAACATCAAGATTGATGTTGGAACAGAAAATTGGCAACTTATGCAGTATGGTAGCTGTATGAAACAACCACTGTCAGGCTGGCAGTAAATCAAAGTAGATAGACACAATGGCTCCAACATTTTTCATGGAAGAAAAATTATTAGCTTGTGTTATAATGTACAACTTTGGCAACTTGTGAGTTCTTCTGGACTGTTTAATGATGGGCCACCTCTTGGAGAATCAAATCGCCAAGTGCAAATCAGCAAGAGGCAGCTAACTTGTTTCTTCATTTAAGAGTAATAAAGAGTTAAAaccaatttaccaaaaaaaaaaaagaattaaaaccaTGACATATGTGATTGGTATGTACCAATATGAATGTTGGTAACAGGTATTTGGGATCATATTTCTAAGAACTAAAGGATTCATGGACTCGGTGGCATATCTAAATAATGTAAACTATACGATTCTACTAACTAAGAATCATATTCTGGATTAATGAAGAGATATTAGATCATATGtagacaagaaaaaaaaatacaaatataaaatgagaaaagatAGAGATCATAATCATGTAgtcattgatttttgtttttgaaatattaaaGGAAAATAATAAGGACTCCAGAGTTCTGCACCAGAATATATACAATCTGTTACTTCACCACAGTTGGAAGGATCCATGTGACATATATCACAATTTGTAGAACTTTCCAGAGATCCTATGATAAAGGACCAGATATTTTGCCTTTGATTTATCCTCCATCCAAGTGTTTGGCCTTAGCTGAACTTTTCGTTCATTGGTCAAAGTTTTGTATTACTATGAATGAGAACAGCCCATTAGCCTACCTTAAGCATCATGCAGGCAATTTATActtttcttgtttatttaaTCTCCCCACCCCAaagttttaagtatcggtatcaggtatCGTATCAGAGAGGTGATTTTGAGAGACCTATCCTATCTTATTGAATTGGAGAGATACAAGATACGCTAAAGATACGCATGGAAATAGTCAAGAAATGCATGGATGTGCTTGTGATACATACAAAATagcagttttgaagcataaaacaccttattatacaatatgtaaatatatatcagCTTGATGCAAGGATTTGAGTTGTTTTTACTTAATGTAGTGATGcattaaaaaaagggtaatttacacataccacccctgaggtttaacgaaagtataattttaccccccagttttggataattctgtgTACCTCCCTGAGGTTCAgaaaagttaacacatgcccccattccgttagtttatGATTAACAACCTTAAAAACATGAGGTGAACTGATGAAAAtgcccttgcaaaaaaaaaaaaaaaaaaaaaacctgcaactcatcttctccaaactgattggggaagatgagttgcaggtatccttgtagggaaccACCATGGAAGCCATTAAAACTTGGGATTTCCAGTAAATTTACCAGAATTTAGTCTAACCATAGACCATCAACCACGGAGAAATCAGAAGCAAATCCATTCAAAACTACAGAAAATGCAAGAATTCAAAACTGGAGTGGGTTTTCTGCAACCATCCCAGCGCCGCATAACTGTTCGACCATATTATTAAAAGACAAGGTCTGTAGCATGCATCTTTTTCTCATCCATTTTCTTGAAAACCTCAATCGCATCCTTAAATCTACCCTGTGCACAGAAGCAGAGGATTAGTTGCACCTGTAAGTGAAGAACGTGGGCAAAGGAGACTGCTTGATGAGAATTTCAAGATCTTGGCGAGGGTTGAAATTGTTGAGATAGTCCAACAGATTGCCCCATTACAGGCGAACAAATCagagtttagggttagggtttgattgtGAAGATCTTGagggagatggtgatgagggtggagcagagagtgatggtgaagatggtgatgattcgGTTCAGGCGAAGAGGTTGAAGAGGAGTGATTGAGTGGCAAACgtttaaaaaaccaaaatcaataggattctctctcctcataccatttccttccttttccttcgcctctgcaactctttctttcttcttcgtcACAAAACCTCTCTAATACAGAAGAAAAGCCAAaatacaaacaaacccctagaCTTTCACTAGGAATTCGTGTTGCTTTCTCTCAGGAATCTCATCACAGGCCAGTGAGGTGAGGTAGGTCAGGATTTCTCAACCAAACTTAATTCGTAAAACTAGAcaaacaacaagaagaaagaggttCGTTGAAGCGGTTTTCCGAATTTTAAAGGTTTGATTGAGGATTGAAAAAGAGGGCATGAGAGAATAGGAAATGCCAAGCGTTGGGCAAGAAGGCAGTTCTAAGTTTTCCATTGATGGTTCACCCACTTTATTATTAATTTGATTGGTTTCTACTGAAATTGCAGGTGATTCGAAACCCTAAAATGGGTTTaaggtttcaggttttggagaaacgatttggggaagatgactTGCAGGTATTTTTTTGCAAGGGCATTTTCGTCAATTCACCTCAtgtttttaacgttgttagtcagaaactaacggaatgggggcatgtgttaacttttgtgaaccttaggggggtacacagaattatccaaaactggggggtaaaattatactttcgttaaacctcaagGATGGTATGTGTAAGTTACccttaaaaaaagagagagatttgagcatcaaaaaattaaagagatCTGTAACTTCACCACTTTTTTGTCCAAATCTGTTTCTTATCCATAATTTGAACACTATaaatccccaaaatttgttGAAATGGGGAAGATCAGGGTcggttttttttatgttagatgaTTTAATCCAACTAAtattgaagagaaaaacaaatttCCAAGGCCTTCGGATGCTCTCAGTTTCATATCTCACTTGGGGTTTCTGTTTTTCAGGTTTAAAGGTGGCGCATCAAGTGCATCATACCTGTTCATGTGCACTTCGAGACTCAAATGATGAACATCAAATTAAGGCCCACCAAATCAAATATGGCCGCAGTCTAGGGTTGTAATATTATAACACTGAATTTATTAACCCTAAATGTCTATGCCAGCCAAGAAAAGTGTCACAGAAACTCTGCTAAAGCATGTGAACATTCAGAAAATGTTAATAAAAGTATTATTGGTAagccattttttttgttaactGTCAAATTCTAATCGTGTGCTATGTTGCAATTTGAACAGCATGTTCTTTGCAAGAAGAGCGTTAAAGAAACTCTACAGAAGCATGTGAAAgatcaggaaaaaaaattaagtacaaATATTGAGCTATCTTCTGTGAACCCCCAAATTCCAGTGGCATGCTATGCTAACTTTTAGTACAGCATGCTGTTTACAGGATACTTCTGGCTGAAGAGAAATCTAGAAACTAACAAACAATACCCTACAAAATAATTTCTTCCCATTTCCTGAACCTAGCAACCAAGATGATTAAATTATGGTGTGAACTACCTTAATCAAATATTACTTGTGGGACTGGAACAGGACAGTCCAAAGGTTAAGATAACTCTAAATTAGCAGCTAGCCAATATTATAAAGATCAATTGTTGAAGAAACCAAGATTGAACCAACCTGCAATTGTTCCTGAGAAATATTCATATTCAGGTGGATaaataatcaaaaaaaaaagagagaaaaactaTGCTAGTCTTGAAGAAAAATTTCTCTGTAAGATTAGATAAAAAAGTAGAATACAACCTGAaagtatattaaaaaaaaaaaaaaaaagatctcgAATCTTTATCAGATGGTACTTCTAATTTTTACCTTCATAGGATCTGAATTTTTGTGCTCAATGTGAAAATTGGTTTTGCCACACAATAGCAGAGTATTTCTGGTCTTTGATTGCAGCAACCCCTTCCTTTTACTGGATTCCTTTGCAGAAGACAGAACTTGGAAATGTTGCAAGGGGAACTTTTTCGAGGAGGAGCAAAATGCACTTGAGATTATGCTTGGGTGTTTTCTTACTTCATTCTTTGTATGAGCAGGAGAAGACAAGCTTGAGCTTTTCCCAGAAGGTGCCCCACTAATACAATGGTCAAAGATATTTCTGTAGAGAGAAAGAACATGCTGCTCCCGGTTGGCAACCTCTTCTTCAAGTAAATCAATCTCAGCTATCAACTCTTTTGTCTATAAATGAAACAGAACAGGCACAATATTATATGGTGACACTACTATTGAGAACAACAAAATAGCCATAGTGAGTGTATATGGTGCAAACAAAGCAGCAGGTAGCAAAGGGAAATATAATAGAAGTCAGAAGCTTTGTGTTGCCTCGATAGAATGATTTGGTCACAAACACTTTGAATGCATCTCAATTGGATACTACAAAAACTTTGTTCTCACAAAGTTTCTGATGCAGTAGTCCAGTGTGAGAATGTCACATGCCATATATTTGAGCCCATAACAAGCAATAAACAAATGAGATTCAACCATACGAGCCTCTGCATAAAAGAAGGGCTTAAGATGCACCCCAGAGCCTAGTGAATGCCCCTGCACAGCTGATCCAACTAACATCAATTACTTTAGGTAGTTTTAATTATACTACAGATTTTCAAACCTTCAAAAGGTTAGAAAATATTtgattttgggattggtgttggatttaaatgaatttaaaaACAAGAAGTTTCAAAATAACTCCTTTTGTATTTTACTTGTTTTGTCTCCCACAAGTGTTGACCCCAAGGCTTTCCTGATGTTGCTTTTTGCAAAGCAAACGAGTAAGAAAACTTTAGTCACCACAAGGGTAGGGTTCCATGAAGGAAAGGTTCACTGTGCTCTCTtgtctggggggggggggtttggggttattttcaCACACGCATGCGTGCTGGTCTGGGTCGTGGCAAAGCGAGGCGCTAATGTATGCCGTTCCTTTTTTGCTAGTGGTCTAACATAGTTCTGGAAAATCCTTTACAGACATTGGAAAAGGTTTTACCAACGTCGGATGTCG is a window encoding:
- the LOC122665006 gene encoding uncharacterized protein LOC122665006 isoform X7, translating into MTNLSLNHRASLENDIEQLQLHLQQEKSMRTMLEKAMGRASSTLSPGHRHFSAQTKELIAEIDLLEEEVANREQHVLSLYRNIFDHCISGAPSGKSSSLSSPAHTKNEVRKHPSIISSAFCSSSKKFPLQHFQVLSSAKESSKRKGLLQSKTRNTLLLCGKTNFHIEHKNSDPMKVHDKVPTLEKTPLSRTLKDHLYQCPSKLSEEMVRCMAAIYYWLRSASSVKPEKNRSPLLSKSSTSVILPRRGTTEDREWSCKSMIEISWISTDKSQFSRASYAINNYRILVEQLERVNAKQMESGAQMAFWINVYNSLVMHAYLAYGIPHSSLRRMALFHKAAYNIGGHLISADAMEQFIFRFRTPRIGRWFEPILTTALRKKSEEKKVINSRFGLESAQPLVAFALCTGAYSDPMLKVYTAPNVKEELEVAKKDFLQANVVVKKSRKVFLPKLLEKFAKEASINSDDLLKWVSENVDKKLHDSIQKCVDCGRKASQIIEWLPYSTRFRYTFGKDLTEKPWWL
- the LOC122665006 gene encoding uncharacterized protein LOC122665006 isoform X3, whose translation is MDGFIVDEGGEAARKRRNGESCACSHVRAQHRRSKSASDRNFDHARRGVSHSTGKDPNESDDLQPKIRSHRAATPLHQDCYDKMTNLSLNHRASLENDIEQLQLHLQQEKSMRTMLEKAMGRASSTLSPGHRHFSAQTKELIAEIDLLEEEVANREQHVLSLYRNIFDHCISGAPSGKSSSLSSPAHTKNEVRKHPSIISSAFCSSSKKFPLQHFQVLSSAKESSKRKGLLQSKTRNTLLLCGKTNFHIEHKNSDPMKVHDKVPTLEKTPLSRTLKDHLYQCPSKLSEEMVRCMAAIYYWLRSASSVKPEKNRSPLLSKSSTSVILPRRGTTEDREWSCKSMIEISWISTDKSQFSRASYAINNYRILVEQLERVNAKQMESGAQMAFWINVYNSLVMHAYLAYGIPHSSLRRMALFHKAAYNIGGHLISADAMEQFIFRFRTPRIGRWFEPILTTALRKKSEEKKVINSRFGLESAQPLVAFALCTGAYSDPMLKVYTAPNVKEELEVAKKDFLQANVVVKKSRKVFLPKLLEKFAKEASINSDDLLKWVSENVDKKLHDSIQKCVDCGRKASQIIEWLPYSTRFRYTFGKDLTEKPWWL
- the LOC122665006 gene encoding uncharacterized protein LOC122665006 isoform X5, giving the protein MPHKNSLKVFVLNKLHYKFSCLHLGYVLRRMMVLYISASDRNFDHARRGVSHSTGKDPNESQDLQPKIRSHRAATPLHQDCYDKMTNLSLNHRASLENDIEQLQLHLQQEKSMRTMLEKAMGRASSTLSPGHRHFSAQTKELIAEIDLLEEEVANREQHVLSLYRNIFDHCISGAPSGKSSSLSSPAHTKNEVRKHPSIISSAFCSSSKKFPLQHFQVLSSAKESSKRKGLLQSKTRNTLLLCGKTNFHIEHKNSDPMKVHDKVPTLEKTPLSRTLKDHLYQCPSKLSEEMVRCMAAIYYWLRSASSVKPEKNRSPLLSKSSTSVILPRRGTTEDREWSCKSMIEISWISTDKSQFSRASYAINNYRILVEQLERVNAKQMESGAQMAFWINVYNSLVMHAYLAYGIPHSSLRRMALFHKCRLLTTLVGTSLVRMPWNSSYSASVLPELAGGLSPFLQLPCGRNQKKRKSSIQDSVLKVLNPLLHLPFVLEHILIPC
- the LOC122665006 gene encoding uncharacterized protein LOC122665006 isoform X6; this translates as MRTMLEKAMGRASSTLSPGHRHFSAQTKELIAEIDLLEEEVANREQHVLSLYRNIFDHCISGAPSGKSSSLSSPAHTKNEVRKHPSIISSAFCSSSKKFPLQHFQVLSSAKESSKRKGLLQSKTRNTLLLCGKTNFHIEHKNSDPMKVHDKVPTLEKTPLSRTLKDHLYQCPSKLSEEMVRCMAAIYYWLRSASSVKPEKNRSPLLSKSSTSVILPRRGTTEDREWSCKSMIEISWISTDKSQFSRASYAINNYRILVEQLERVNAKQMESGAQMAFWINVYNSLVMHAYLAYGIPHSSLRRMALFHKAAYNIGGHLISADAMEQFIFRFRTPRIGRWFEPILTTALRKKSEEKKVINSRFGLESAQPLVAFALCTGAYSDPMLKVYTAPNVKEELEVAKKDFLQANVVVKKSRKVFLPKLLEKFAKEASINSDDLLKWVSENVDKKLHDSIQKCVDCGRKASQIIEWLPYSTRFRYTFGKDLTEKPWWL
- the LOC122665006 gene encoding uncharacterized protein LOC122665006 isoform X4, translated to MPHKNSLKVFVLNKLHYKFSCLHLGYVLRRMMVLYISASDRNFDHARRGVSHSTGKDPNESQDLQPKIRSHRAATPLHQDCYDKMTNLSLNHRASLENDIEQLQLHLQQEKSMRTMLEKAMGRASSTLSPGHRHFSAQTKELIAEIDLLEEEVANREQHVLSLYRNIFDHCISGAPSGKSSSLSSPAHTKNEESSKRKGLLQSKTRNTLLLCGKTNFHIEHKNSDPMKVHDKVPTLEKTPLSRTLKDHLYQCPSKLSEEMVRCMAAIYYWLRSASSVKPEKNRSPLLSKSSTSVILPRRGTTEDREWSCKSMIEISWISTDKSQFSRASYAINNYRILVEQLERVNAKQMESGAQMAFWINVYNSLVMHAYLAYGIPHSSLRRMALFHKAAYNIGGHLISADAMEQFIFRFRTPRIGRWFEPILTTALRKKSEEKKVINSRFGLESAQPLVAFALCTGAYSDPMLKVYTAPNVKEELEVAKKDFLQANVVVKKSRKVFLPKLLEKFAKEASINSDDLLKWVSENVDKKLHDSIQKCVDCGRKASQIIEWLPYSTRFRYTFGKDLTEKPWWL